Genomic DNA from Rudanella lutea DSM 19387:
TCGGCTCCTTTATCGGTGAGGACAAACCCCATTCGTTCCAGAAAGGTGATCCGGCTCTCGGCGGGAATGGGCATAGCCATAGCCAGTTTGAGAAACTGCCCGGCCTGTTGCTCAAAGTAGCCTATTTCCCGGCTGATGATCTGGGGGAACTGTTCGCGCTTGTAGCGTTCAAATTCCGATACGGCCGCGATGGCTACGGCTGGCGAGTGACCTTTTCGGATCAGTTGATCCCGGAGATGCTCAAAGGGGAAAGCGTTAATCAGGCTGCTTTCAAAAAAGATGTTCTTTTCCTTTTTATAGTCCTGGTAGGCTTCGGAAACCAGTTTACCTAAGCGTCGACGTTCCTCGGGTGTCGTGGGGTTGGGTGGGTTTGCCGGGGCAGGCTGACGTACATTACTGGCGGGTGACTCAAGGGGAGGAACAACCGGGGGCGTAGGCTGGGCAGCCTGCGTCGGGGCCGGAACCGGTGTGTTGGTGACCGGTGTGCTGGTAGGCGCTTGCAGCGGATAGATACGGCTTTCCCGGATTACGCTTTCCTCCACGAAGTACCGTTGCAGATGTCTGTAGGTGAACATCGGGCCCAGCTCGTTTTCGCTGTACACGGCTCGTTTCTGGTGGTCAACGTAAACGTAGCTATCCTTGTGTTCGAGTACCTGAATGCCGGCTTCGCGCAAGGCCGCTTTGAAGTCAGCCTCGGAGACGTTCTGGTAGTCGCGTAGGCTATGCTCGATGCGTTTGAGCAATGCGGGCCGGTTGACGGCTTTCTTCTGGTTCCCGCTGCGAAACCGGTTTTCGAGTCGGTCAAGGGTAGGAGCAAAATGGTAGGAGCTGGCTTTGACTGACGGGCTCAGGGGCGTCTTCTCCTCGTCGGTGATCTGAAAGGTGATCCCTTTCCATGTACTTCCAGGCTTTTGGCCCAGCACGTTCATTTGCACGTTATAGGCACCAAGGAAGGCGCTGAACTCTTCGAGTCGGGAAAAGCTGTAATCACGCATGGCCGTCTGAACGACGTTACCGATGGCCTTCTTGGTTTCCTGCTGGCCGTAGTGGATGGCATGTTCGGGCAGCGTTGAGGAAATGGTCAGGATTTGGTTTTGCTCTTCGGCCTTGATGAGGTCATGGGCTATCTCAAGCTCCTTCCGTGCGGTGTTGCACCGATGCTTGATAAAGTCCTCTGATACCTTATTGCCGTTCTCATCAACCAATACTGATACGATGTGGGCATGGGGATGGGCGGTATCGTGATGGCGATAGATCACGTAAGGTTGTTCACCGAATCCCATCTTGTCCATGAACTCCTGTCCGATTTGGGATAGCTTCTCGTCGCTGACGGTTTCCTGTGGGCTACACGCTAATACAAAGTGAACGCCCGGTTTGCTGATGCGGGGATTGAAACTGGCCCGTCGCTCCAATAGTATCGAGCGAGCTTTGGGAAGTTCACCCAATCTTTCAGTAGGGAAGTTTTTAGTAAAAAGTACGGATGCTTCTCCATTTTGAACCTTCTTATCGTTGTAACGAGCGGTCCCCTTTACGCTCATGCTGGTGGTAAGTTTTACGATCATTTTTTTGAGGTTAATCTTGGTACCACGCTGCGACTTTGGGGATTAGAGCATTAAGCTTTGCGTACTGATATTCGAGCTTATCCCGAAGGATTTGCGTCGATTCCGAAGCATCGCTATTTATTTCTGTTCGGTGCTTGCTCAGTTTTTCTAAATTTTCTGAACAGGCTTTCAGGTGTTTTCTGATAACCCCCAAATCAATGAGTATTGCAGTCAGGCTTTCGCGATCAGATTGATTGAGGGATTCGTTGCGCTTGCGAGTTTTCCGACTACTTTTTGTCTGCATAACTTTCTCTTTTAGAAAATTTGCGAACGTAATCTTGGACTGGGCCGATGCGATTTCGTGTTCGGCTCGAAGTTGTTCCTGCTCTTTTTTTGAAACCGAAAACCCAACAGTGTACGATAATTTATCGTCACTTTGTTTCGGCTTAGGCCCGCTTTTCTTGCGATAACTCGGCCGGGGCTTCTCCCCTAATTCAAGTTCGTGTTCTTCCATTTCCTTGTGCTTTCACGGTTTTGTGTTTTCAGCCCGGATGCATTAGCGGAGGGCATTTCTTTCCCGACCAGGCCCGGATGCGTTAGCGGAGGGCCGGGGCGGGTGTGGCCTCGCAGAGCAAGATCAATTTTCGCAAGGAGTTTTGACCGGAGCCGATAGGCGGGAGGGAGAAATCTCCTTAAGAAAATTACATCTTGCTCCTTCTGTTAAGGAAGGCATTAGGCTGGGTGAAGTTAGGCAGACTGATTTGTTTTTGCAAGTTCTGATTTGAAATGCAGATTATGGGACTATGGCTGACCTGGCTGATTTTATGCCTAACGAGTGCAGCCGTGTATTTATATATAGTGCTGATAATCAGTAATTTATAGTGTAAGCTGTTTTGGGCGTCTTTCTGGGGTTTCGGGAAAGATACTGGCTGTTTCTGGGGTGGGGCTGCTGATAGTCGGCCCTGGACAGTCTTTGCTGATCGGAGTGGCTGGTAACGTTACTGGTAAGCGGGTCTGTGTAGGTGGTGTAAAGGCAGCTTATTTTGCCTCTACTTCTCTCGTTGTACGGGTGGCTTGGAGTATAAAAAGTATGGGATCGAGGTGAAGTTTTGAATGGGTTTTTGGTGAAAAAATGGGGGGTCGATTTACAAAAAGTGTTGTACATAATTTTTGGATTTCACTTGAGCATGATGGTTGCGTCATGGAAATTTCGGGGTATGAATTGCAGGTAAAACGGGCAAAAAATATGTAACTTTTTTAAAGTCGTTTACAAAAATTGACCCCCTAATCTACTGTTGTATAGCGGGTTACACATGTCACTTTCCAATCTTGTCATTAGGGTAATACCCAAATAGGGTATTGTGGTATTCGGGTATTCGGGTATTCGGGTAATACCCGAATACCCGAATAGGGTATTGTGGCATCGTGTTATTTGTATATTGGTTTGTTAGTATCTCTATATTGTAGTTGTTATTGTGTTAGCTATTGTAGTTGTTATATTTTGTTGTTTGAATGTATGATTGTTTGATGTTAGAATAAAGTATTTGTTTATCTGTATAATTCTATTTGCATTGTTAGTATGTTATGTTGTATTGTTGTTATCTATCTATCTGTAATTGTTTGAATTGTTGTTTTATACTATGTATTGTATTGTCTTATATCCAATATTGCTTGTATGTATTTGTTATTTAATTGTATGTACAATGTTTTATTTATGATAGTATTTGTTTGGTCTAACATATTGATTGTAAGATATTTATTTTCAATTGAGCATAGTGTCTGAGAAAAACTAAGTTTTTGCGAGTATCTGGCGTGTCTTTTTTGATATAAATTAGCACTCGTTAATAGTTTTCATAGATTGACGAGATATGACAAAGATTCTGTGTTTTAGCTCCCAAAAAGGGGGTGTAGGTAAGACGACGTTAACGGCGCTCGTAGGCACCCACTTGTGGGCGAGCGGGAAAAAGGTAATAGTACTGGACTGTGATGATCCTCAGCACTCGCTGCACCGCCAACGTTTAAACGACCTGGAGCGATTGCGCAATGAGCCTGTGTTGGCTCAGGAGTTTAGTTCGCAGGGCTTATCGCCTTATGAGATAGCCGCGTCGAACGTGAAGCAGGCGGTGAGTGTGTTGCGTATGCTGAAGCAAAGTGGCATGGCGGATTACATTTTCGTCGATCTTCCGGGTACGCTGAACGTGTCGGGTGTAGAAGGGTTAAGTGAGCTACTTGACCTGTTGATCGTCCCCTTTGAGATGGAAGCGAAGGTGTTTGCCTCGGGTGTTGAAACGCTGACGTTTCACCGTCGGGTGAATCCGGGATTGCCTCTCGCAATGGTTTACAACCGGGTAAAGAAAGGGGAGTCTCCGGTGTTCATGGATTCGATCAGTGACTATCTGGACAAGATGAACTTTGGGTACCGTTTCAAGACGATCCTGTATGATCGGGTTTTTATGAAGCGGGATAGTTCAACGTTGTTTCCCTGAGACTGCTTTTTAAACTGTGTCAAGATTGGGTTTGAATAGAAGGGAAGAAAACAATTTCCTAATTTCCTACTCATGACTGACTCCTTCGACTACGAAGCCTTCAAAAAAGCGGCCATCAAGGGCCTTTATGATGGCAAGCCCCTTACCGGCCAGGACGGCCTGTTCGCTCCCTTACTCAAGCACTTTTTAGAATCAGCTTTGGACGGGGAAATGGAGAACCACTTAGCCGAGTCACGCCCCCAAGCCAACCGACGCAACGGCAAAACCACCAAGACAGTTAAGAGTAGCGCAGGGCTACTGGAGCTGACCACGCCCCGTGATCGAGCGGGCAGCTATCAACCGCAACTCGTCCCCAAGCGCCAAGTGGTACTCACTGATCAGTTGGAAGCTAAAATTCTTTCGCTCTATGGGCGCGGCTGTAGCTACGCCGACATCAGTCAGCATCTCCAGGAGATGTATGGTTACTCACTCTCTGATAGTGAGCTAACCAGCATTACCGATAAGGTTTTGCCCGCCATGCGGGACTGGCAAAACCGGCCCCTGGCGAGTTTGTATGTATTGATGTGGCCGCTTCGGCGGTCCGATGGATGGCATCTATTACAAGGTTCGTCAGGAGGGTAAAGTGGTCACGCGTGTGTTGTACAGCGTGATCGGGCTGACGCTATCAGGTCGTAAACAGGTACTGGGCATTTATACAGCCGAGAGCGAATCGGCCCGCTTCTGGCTAACAGTGCTGACGGACTTAAAACAACGAGGGGTAGAAGACATTCTGATTAGTTGTGTGGATGGGCTCAAAGGCTTTGATACGGCTATCAACACGGTTTTCCCCCGCACAACGGTCCAGTTATGCATTGTGCATCAGTTACGTAATTCGTTCCGCTTTATTCCTGATAAGCATCTGAAAGAGTTTGTCAAGGCCATCAAAACCGTTTATC
This window encodes:
- a CDS encoding ParA family protein, yielding MTKILCFSSQKGGVGKTTLTALVGTHLWASGKKVIVLDCDDPQHSLHRQRLNDLERLRNEPVLAQEFSSQGLSPYEIAASNVKQAVSVLRMLKQSGMADYIFVDLPGTLNVSGVEGLSELLDLLIVPFEMEAKVFASGVETLTFHRRVNPGLPLAMVYNRVKKGESPVFMDSISDYLDKMNFGYRFKTILYDRVFMKRDSSTLFP